A DNA window from Brassica napus cultivar Da-Ae chromosome C1, Da-Ae, whole genome shotgun sequence contains the following coding sequences:
- the LOC125579761 gene encoding uncharacterized protein LOC125579761, protein MKLSDVSKSVKTNGEATVPSVPVKPVNRTGVSSGDDKADDVSSVKSEGVLVVSSGSSKSIDKTGASSGLNIGARDKASVSSRDKGKAIVGKAITFKDENVIHGFIPYGRIETYLRHMKAGGTYRLNKFFGSKSKPIYRVAEPDVTISFSWNSVLSDLEDSSIHFPDDRFQIHGYREFEAASDKRGDLYDYVGHIKLVNGQILSDGPLLDEAEIVASRRVELHVQIHDKPVLKLYLWDKAAFQFCEKFKASGGTARVILVTILFPRRFGGVLSLSSMASSRVFLDSDVQETRFYLSWLDLNLDVANKVNAEVVTKPETATLGDLFSYMNQASAKVALFECTATIDDVVHSSGWYYIGCGVCHTKATKGPTTLMCKKCGKSEIDGVAQYLSKLSVYDQKDQAVFVVLGDAGEKLTGKKAAELVERYYQASDNVGEDHIVPVPQAMIDTIGKTRKFIVKVSDHNLNGKSQTLTVTKVLPLEAPEPVVKTRDNVDGESDSEGGGGVIMQMNR, encoded by the exons ATGAAGTTATCCGATGTTTCCAAGTCAGTGAAAACGAACGGTGAAGCTACGGTTCCCTCCGTTCCGGTCAAACCCGTCAATCGAACCGGTGTCTCTTCCGGCGATGACAAAGCCGACGATGTCAGTTCCGTGAAATCAGAAGGTGTCTTGGTGGTCTCCTCCGGTTCGAGCAAGTCAATCGACAAAACCGGTGCTTCTTCCGGCCTCAACATCGGCGCTAGGGACAAAGCCTCTGTCTCTTCCCGCGATAAAGGCAAGGCTATCGTTGGGAAGGCGATTACCTTCAAAGAC GAAAATGTTATCCATGGTTTCATCCCTTATGGAAGGATTGAGACTTACTTGCGTCACATGAAGGCCGGTGGTACTTACCGACTCAACAAGTTTTTCGGATCAAAGAGCAAGCCTATTTATCGGGTAGCTGAACCAGATGTCACCATTAGCTTCTCATGGAACTCTGTCCTCTCTGATCTTGAGGACAGTTCGATCCACTTCCCTGATGATCGGTTCCAGATCCATGGATACAGAGAATTTGAGGCTGCCTCCGACAAAAGAGGTGATCTTTATG ATTATGTAGGCCACATCAAACTTGTGAATGGGCAGATTCTCAGTGACGGTCCTCTTCTTGATGAAGCAGAGATAGTTGCATCCCGCCGAGTTGAGCTTCATGTTCAAATACATGA CAAACCCGTGCTGAAGTTGTACCTCTGGGACAAGGCTGCTTTTCAGTTCTGTGAGAAGTTCAAGGCGTCTGGAGGCACTGCCCGTGTTATCTTAGTAACCATCTTATTCCCGAGACGGTTTGGAG GCGTCCTCTCTCTATCTTCTATGGCGTCTTCACGGGTATTTCTGGATAGTGATGTCCAGGAAACCCGGTTCTACCTCAGCTG GCTGGACTTGAACTTAGATGTTGCCAACAAGGTTAATGCAGAGGTGGTCACCAAGCCTGAGACAGCGACTTTGGGAGATCTCTTCTCCTATATGAATCAGGCATCCGCTAAG GTTGCTTTGTTTGAGTGCACAGCAACTATTGATGATGTTGTGCACAGTTCTGGGTGGTATTATATAGGCTGCGGTGTGTGCCATACCAAGGCGACCAAAGGACCTACAACCCTCATGTGTAAGAAATGTGGGAAGAGTGAGATTGATGGTGTGGCGCA GTACCTGTCTAAGCTCTCTGTTTATGATCAGAAGGATCAAGCCGTATTTGTTGTCCTTGGGGATGCTGGTGAGAAGTTGACTGGAAAGAAAGCTGCCGAGTTGGTTGAAAGATACTATCAG GCCAGTGATAATGTGGGAGAAGATCACATAGTTCCAGTGCCTCAAGCCATGATTGATACCATTGGGAAAACAAGGAAGTTCATTGTGAAGGTATCAGATCACAATCTGAATGGCAAGTCCCAGACTTTAACTGTGACAAAGGTGCTCCCTCTTGAAGCCCCAGAACCCGTGGTCAAGACAAGAGATAACGTTGATGGGGAATCTGATagtgaggggggggggggggtgatcATGCAGATGAATCGATGA